In one Zobellia galactanivorans genomic region, the following are encoded:
- a CDS encoding nuclear transport factor 2 family protein, with protein MKSTFLTAIFISALSLSSCNGQDDDVATPKVSNKEKVIEVLKSIETGAQEPASYINPESYTQHNLGVADGLAGFGEILQALPSNSAKVNTIRAFEDGDYIFTHTDYNFFGPKIGFDVFRFENGLIVEHWDNLQVTPEQPNPSGHTRIDGAIEITDLDKTEANKTLVRNFITDILINGNMDKIGNYFEGDQYIQHNPNIADGLSGLGSALAAMAEQGVTMEFSVIHKVLGQGNFVLSISEGHFGGAHTSYYDLFRVENGKIAEHWDVIETIAPEADRKNTNGKFNFPN; from the coding sequence ATGAAAAGCACATTCTTAACAGCAATTTTTATTTCGGCCTTGAGCCTTTCTTCTTGCAACGGGCAGGATGATGACGTGGCCACACCGAAAGTATCGAACAAGGAAAAAGTAATTGAAGTACTCAAATCGATAGAGACAGGCGCACAAGAACCCGCCTCCTACATCAATCCCGAATCATATACACAACACAATTTAGGGGTGGCCGACGGTCTGGCCGGTTTTGGTGAAATTTTACAGGCCTTGCCCTCAAATTCCGCTAAGGTAAATACAATAAGGGCCTTTGAAGATGGCGACTATATATTTACGCATACAGACTACAACTTTTTTGGCCCAAAGATCGGCTTCGATGTGTTTAGGTTCGAAAACGGTTTGATCGTAGAACACTGGGACAACCTACAAGTAACGCCCGAACAGCCCAACCCAAGCGGCCATACCAGGATCGATGGCGCCATCGAAATCACCGATCTCGATAAAACCGAAGCGAACAAGACCTTGGTAAGAAACTTTATTACCGATATTTTGATAAACGGCAATATGGATAAAATTGGAAATTATTTTGAAGGCGACCAATACATCCAGCACAATCCGAACATTGCGGACGGCCTATCGGGTCTAGGAAGCGCCTTGGCCGCCATGGCCGAACAAGGGGTTACCATGGAGTTCTCCGTAATACACAAAGTATTGGGGCAAGGTAATTTCGTCCTGAGCATTAGCGAAGGTCATTTTGGAGGGGCACATACCTCTTACTACGATCTGTTTCGGGTAGAGAACGGAAAAATAGCCGAACACTGGGATGTTATCGAAACGATTGCCCCCGAAGCCGATAGAAAGAACACTAACGGTAAGTTTAACTTTCCTAATTAA
- a CDS encoding VOC family protein, whose protein sequence is MSDSEYKLPQNTSIGHIHLKVADLQRALDFYHGLLGFEITTLYGKEAAFISAGGYHHHIGLNTWQSKNGPRPPKNSTGLFHTAILYPTRKDLAQILARLRDAGYPLTGAADHGVSEAIYLDDPDGNGVELYWDRPREQWPKQADGSLEIYTRPLDVQGLLSELAS, encoded by the coding sequence ATGAGCGATTCAGAATACAAGCTTCCGCAAAACACAAGTATCGGACACATACATTTAAAAGTAGCCGACCTCCAACGCGCCCTTGATTTTTACCACGGCCTGCTCGGCTTTGAGATTACCACCTTATACGGAAAAGAAGCGGCATTTATTTCCGCTGGCGGATACCATCACCATATCGGCCTAAATACATGGCAAAGTAAAAATGGACCTCGACCTCCAAAAAACAGTACCGGTTTGTTTCATACGGCCATTCTCTACCCCACGAGAAAAGATCTCGCGCAAATACTGGCCCGCTTGAGAGATGCAGGCTATCCGTTGACCGGGGCGGCCGACCACGGTGTCTCGGAGGCCATCTATCTAGACGACCCGGATGGAAACGGGGTGGAATTGTATTGGGACAGGCCAAGGGAGCAATGGCCGAAGCAAGCGGACGGTAGCCTCGAAATATACACCAGACCCCTCGACGTTCAAGGGCTTCTGTCCGAATTAGCATCTTAA
- a CDS encoding SDR family oxidoreductase, with protein sequence MKIAVTGATGKLGRLVVEKLKERTAEANIVALARTPQKGQDLGVEVRAFDYGNLAQMTESLAGIDTLLLISGSELGQRLAQHANVINAAKNAGVKAMAYTSLLHVDTSSSPLVPEHLGTEKALAESGIPYTLLRNGWYTENYTDTLKDVIAKGAVYGSAGEGEISSASREDYAEAAAIVLTTEGHEGKTYELAGDKSFTMTDYALELSKQAGKAIPYVNLPEAEYAKALQEAGVPAPIAEFLASSDVSTEKGDLFDEGLQLSLLLGRLTTPLSSSIAASIG encoded by the coding sequence ATGAAAATAGCAGTAACCGGTGCCACCGGAAAATTAGGCAGACTTGTGGTTGAAAAACTAAAGGAAAGAACCGCTGAAGCCAACATTGTCGCATTGGCCAGAACCCCACAAAAAGGACAGGACCTAGGGGTTGAAGTACGCGCATTCGACTATGGAAACCTTGCACAAATGACGGAATCCCTGGCAGGGATCGATACGCTTTTGTTGATTTCAGGAAGCGAGTTGGGGCAACGTTTGGCCCAGCATGCCAATGTGATAAACGCGGCAAAAAACGCAGGGGTAAAAGCCATGGCCTATACCAGTCTTTTACATGTCGATACATCTAGTTCCCCCTTGGTTCCCGAACACCTGGGCACCGAAAAGGCCTTGGCCGAATCGGGAATTCCGTACACCCTTTTGAGAAACGGATGGTATACCGAAAACTATACCGATACCCTGAAAGACGTTATCGCCAAGGGCGCCGTATACGGTAGCGCGGGCGAAGGAGAAATCTCTTCGGCCAGTCGCGAAGACTATGCCGAGGCGGCCGCCATCGTATTGACCACCGAAGGCCACGAAGGAAAAACCTATGAATTGGCCGGTGACAAATCGTTTACCATGACCGATTATGCCCTAGAGCTTTCCAAACAGGCCGGAAAGGCAATTCCCTACGTAAACCTTCCGGAAGCCGAATACGCCAAAGCCTTACAAGAAGCGGGAGTGCCCGCCCCTATTGCGGAGTTCTTGGCCAGTTCCGATGTATCTACCGAAAAAGGCGACCTCTTTGACGAGGGCCTTCAACTATCCCTGTTATTGGGCAGGCTTACTACCCCATTATCCAGCTCCATAGCGGCCAGCATAGGGTAA